A window of the Bacillus sp. A301a_S52 genome harbors these coding sequences:
- a CDS encoding RDD family protein has product MANYRHAGFWVRLGSYMIDSLLVFMPFWLAGVLVFDTTEIQQVPALYIPYVFISTLYFIAMPLTSYQATLGKVVFGLKITNGHYTKLSIGQAIGRYFAQMLSYVLLFAGFIMIGLTKNKTGLHDKLAKTYVVYKD; this is encoded by the coding sequence ATGGCTAATTATCGCCACGCTGGATTCTGGGTTCGACTAGGGTCTTATATGATTGACAGTTTGCTCGTATTTATGCCTTTTTGGCTTGCTGGCGTGCTGGTTTTTGATACGACAGAAATCCAACAGGTTCCCGCTCTTTATATACCGTATGTTTTTATAAGCACGTTGTATTTTATCGCTATGCCGCTCACATCTTATCAAGCTACCTTAGGCAAAGTAGTATTTGGTTTAAAAATTACTAATGGTCACTACACGAAACTATCTATCGGGCAAGCGATTGGGAGATATTTCGCACAAATGCTATCGTATGTATTACTTTTTGCGGGTTTTATTATGATCGGTCTGACTAAAAACAAAACAGGATTGCATGACAAACTGGCTAAAACCTATGTCGTGTATAAAGATTAG